The DNA window CTGCTTAAAGGTGtgttcttctttatttatttatttatttatatttatttcttaaatttatataccgcccgatccccgaagggctccgggcggtggacaacgatatccaaacatcaataggagcaatcacaaaaatataaatacacaggctccatcatagaataacttaaaattcataaaaacagcgaacccacaatacatagtaacatgctaccagaataaaaataaaagcacaacTTTTTGGATAAAAGAGAGCAGTCATCTCTAACCAGAGAATATTTTGGACAAATAAACGGAATATGCTTAAGAGTTTCCACAGAGAACGGGCAATTTGTACAaacgctgtgtgtgtgtgtgtgtgtgtgtgtgtgtgtgtgtgtgtgtgtgtgtgtgtgtgtgtgtgtgtgtgtgtgtgtgtgtgtgtgtgtgtgtgtgtgtgtgtgtgtggtattacAGAAGCATCCCTGTGCCAGAGCTGATGGCAAAGCTTTGCATGATCTGGCCCTCGTAATGACCCATCTTGTCTGGGCTTAGTTAGATGGTACAGATATTTAGTAGCCTGCCACAGTTTTGGGATAATGCCAAAATAAAGTGGGGAACATGATGACATAGTACAGCTTAAAAGATATTGTTGTTCCTGGTCAAGAAGGCGCATTTTAATTTCACTCATAATCTCTCTGGGTGTAAACGTCAAAAAAGCTTCCAAAGAGAGACTGAGCCGAGCAAACTTTGTAATTATCGATCTCCATCACTCAGTTGCCAGGAGTTCAGATAGCATGATATTGCCTAGACTGTTAGGCACAGAATTGAAACAGAGTCTTTAAAGGTGACTAACCATGTTCTAGTTTCAAGACGATACAACCAGATTCTAAACACAAAActgcataggggacacaatgtggAACCCCCAAAATCCTATAAAGAAAAGTTGATTGTACCCTCTCAACAGACCTGTTCCAGGCATTAATCCAGAGTGGGACTCCGTGTAGTAGTTGTTGGACCACCTTTGCCTTATAGACCTTTAACACCTCAGGGATATATGCATGTCCTTTAGAATAGAAGTACCGGACAACTACTGTCAGTGTGGAATGACAACTCTTCACTACGGCATTTCTGTGTGCTGCCCACTGGGCATTTCGAATGAAAATAGACTCCTGGTATTTGAACATTTTCACTTGTTCAATGAGAGTACCCCGTAATGTCCATCTAGTGAGTCTAAAGACATTAGAAGCCACCATGATTTTAGTTTTTGGGGGTTTAAAGTTAGGGCATTGTTGGCACAGTAAGCGCAACATTTGGCAAGTAAACAGTTTAGTCCAATTCTGGTTCCACCTCATCTGCATAAAGCTCTGGTACTTACATGAACCTTCTCAAGCTTggacatttattttgattttattttatacatAGAAGAGATAAATAAGTGTTTAGAAAATAACTAAGGATAACTAAGGATAACCTCCAAATTTACTCTTGATTACTGCAAAACCCTGTCAAAGTCATGTGTTCCTAGCATTAAATTAATAGATTAAACCTAAAGTATTAATTTGCTTACCCCCTTTTTTCTTGACTAACAGTAGACATTGTTATTGGAATCAGTGGTAACAGTGTGAGAAACAGTCGTATGCTGTCCATTCATCAGTTCTGCCACTTGCATTTTTCTAAAGATTCTATGGAAATTCCATGGAAATTCTTTTCTTGCCTATTTATTCTCCACATTTTGCATTTCTAAATTCTCATCACAGAGTTGTACTAATGTCTGAGTTACCTACTGCTTTTTTGTCTTGAAATGTTTTATGACGTTCTATTCCTATCCATAATTTTCTGTTCCATGCAATACAGGCACAGGAATGAATTTAATACTCAATACTAAAGAAAGTAACCAAGGATCTTACAGAGTTTGAGTGCAAGGATTTTCATGGAAATTGCACTTACTGGTTGACCCTCTGTGATTGACTAGAAAAGACTGGAATCTTCAATCTCATTGAGAGAAAACTAATTCTTCCTTAACACCCCACCCCTGTTCTTCCAGAATGCCACTATACAAAACAACGCTTCAAGATTTTGTTCTTGTACATCTGTGTAGGATGGAAGAAAACAGCCCATTAGCACATGTAGTGGTTGCAGTTACTCGCCACCTAGTCTAAAATATAAAGGACAAGTGTACCCATGGGTGACTTTCTAATTGCAAATATCTTTTTTCACTCTCCAGTGGCCTGCAGATGTCTGGAGATTCAGATCACTGCCTTTTTCGCAGAAGGCTATTTTTGTCACCTCTTAGATCATGGGGAAGTTTTTTTCAGTGCGTGCTTGTGGTAGAGACAAAATAGAACTGTCCTGACCTTCAGCCATTAGCACAGGTTATAGATAGGTTTGGGTGGCTGGCTGCTCATTACCTTGTGGTCTGTCTGCTTGACACTTGCAATTCCAATGAGTAAGATATCATGTAAGATACCTCTTGCATTGtgaccttcctttttttttttttttgagaaaggcaagcaaaaatatttcaaataggtAAACATGTGCTATCCATATATCCTAGTCCAGTGGACTGAAGTAGACACATGCCACTTGAAAAATACCAGCAAAATAGGTGCAGGACCTGCCATAGCCTCTTCATGCATTAGTATTTCTGTCTATGAACCTCTGttccgttttttaaaaatttcattcatATAGCTCGAATGCTATAATATTTGGGGAATGGccctggctcagtggtagagcatctgatttgcatgTGGAAAGTCCTGTACCGAATCTCCAGCAGGTGATACGTAAAACATTGACTGGACACCTGTGGAGCCACTCCCAGTCagggtagacaatactgactttgataaagcaagggtctgattcaggaaAAGACAGACTACTGTGTCTACCGTATTCCATAAACTTACCTTATAGAAGTAGTAAAGAACAGTAATGGTAGTAAATAATGGCTTGTTGTCTTTAGGAGGATGGAAAAgcacagagagaagcacatctcaacatgacagacctctgaagataccagccatagatgggcgaaatgttagaagcaaaaaactGCCATACATCTCAGAAAACTCACAAAAGAAAGATAGGAAAGCAGTTCTCTTATTATTGAAAGGGAGGTGATTTCTGTCTAGTCCCTTCCTCACTTCTGACCCCAATTTTGACCCCTATGTTGTTCATGAGAGTGCACTGACCCTCAGAAACAACATTTCCAAGGGCTCAGTGGGCTGCATCAGGAAGTGGAAGCAGAAGAGTCTCATTCTGGGAGCTCTGCTCTGCTTACAGACCTCATAAGATGCAAGGCCCGATACACTTAAAAATGAAGATTATTACCattgccactgctgctactatacatttatttaattaatgcaCAGATATACAGAGCTAATATGATCCTTACCCAGAAGGCCCACAGCTTAAGTCCTCTGGTTTTCCATTTTGTATTTTCCTGTGAGCTATTTCACAGGTTGAATAATggtatatttttttaataaataaaatctcatACTAGTACTTAATGAAAGAATTGCAATAATGGGAGAGCAGAGTTAACTTGCAGCCAAAAGTGCAACAAAGGTGAATTTATGGAGGTTTTGGAAATGTTAGTTAAAGAGAATTCAAGTTTTGAGGAGTGGGCTGATGAGGAGGAAGGGGACACAGGGTCTGGGAGCAGTATGGGGGAAGGCATTAAAATGTATACAGCTTAAAGCAAAGAGGACAAGTATTTAAGATACGCTGTAACCTCTTTGCACTGACTTGAAGATTATTAGAATGATCTTCTGTTCTGTTCCATATGTGCTTTGGTAATCATAATCCGCATTTAGTAATCTAGAATTCACCAGTGTCAGATTTAGCAACCCAGTCTTTGAAACCCCCATTCCCTCATTGTGTCTACTACCCCCCATTTGATTTTACATTAAGGAAACAGCAATTGGAAACAAGAATGGGTTTCTGTTCCAAGACAGGAACAAATTAAGGATGGCCAAGAagcagagggaggaagaagagcacAGTACTAGAACAtatgatgcagcaacaaaaatacATGCAGCCTTCCATAACGTCTCTCTTTGGTGCAGTTTCTCGGTACTATCTAGCATCTATCTCAGTGCTGCTTGAATGCTTAATCGTTGCTAATTATAGCAGCAGAGAGAGTGCAAAACTGCATGAAACCAATTGCATGCTGGTGGTAGGTTTCCATGTTAACTCATTCAGGTTGCCAAAGCTTAATTATGATGAATTTTAGCAGTTCACAGATGACATATTTCATTTGTGGTCCAGACAGTAATCTCTATCAGTAAGAGAACCCCATGCCAGCTGAGTTTGCTCTATTCCTACAGGTACAGAATTTGTTCTCATTGCAgcttaaaatatatacattctaTGGTATAAATAACTCACACAGATTTTACACCacagagctagggttgccaagtccccctGGGCCACTGGTagggatggtgggggtggggtggggtagatgcagattgggaaactctggagatttggaggtggagtctgggaaggacagggaccctACTGAGGTACAATgcctagagtccaccctccaaagcatctattttctccaggggaattgatctgtgtaatctggagataagctgtagaTCCTCAGGTCCCATCTAGAGGCTAGCTTCCCTACACAAAGCACTAGTTGGGTCCTGATTCAGTTTATGTTAGTATTGATTCAATCACATCAAACACAGCAAGACTTAATTTAACAGTTTGTTGCCACTGTTTTCAATTGGTTGGAGCCAATTACTTCTTTTTGCTAAGCCTTCCTTAGACGATGGCTTTGTTGGAGGAAGATTCTTAACTCAGCAGAAAGGAGTATTTAGGTTAAAGTCAGTGCATTTAAGTCATGGCTACCAGGATTGGGACTGTTATTTTTCATGCCACATCATTGAGGGTAATAATGAAGGCATAATGTCAGAATTTGCTTGAGATTCTTCCTAGCTCTGACCCATTGGCTGGATCAGTTCTGCTCAGGTCTGTCTTTCAGCACCTCCCCTTCTGGTTTTATACATTCCAATTCCTTTATACAAGACCATAGTGAGAGATCATCAGGATGCTGTGGCTACAGTATGAAGTCAGTCAACCAAACACCCTTCTGCTTTGTTTAGATACATTAGTCGTACATCCCTCCAGCATgagttttccttcttcttttctttttttgttcctgCTTCTGACATCATTTCCTGAGAAGTGCATTGCTTTAGCAGCATAGCCAGGTCTTCTTATCACAAAAGATGCAAGAAGATGTTTAAAATGGATTTCAGCCCTTCTTTTGTCTTGCCATGCGTGCTGGTGATTCTGACTATTATTGATGGTAAGTTGGAAGGTTTTCTTTATAAAGCTGGCATTACTTTGCCTAGGTGAGCAGAAGCTGTTATTTTGTTCAGATTTTTTCCCTTATAAAAGGTCTCGGGGAAATGCTGGTGTCAGAACCGCCAAAGCATGAAAAGGGGCAGTCAGTCCAAAGTAAGACAAATTTTCTCATAAACGAATTTCAACTAGATCCCATGATCTATTGCATTTGTATAAGCAAAGGGAGTAGTAGAACCGAGAAGCTCTGCATGTAGTATAGCGGTTAGAAAGAGAGGACGGAAGACAAGATTCGGGGGTCCTATTCTCGCCTGTCGATGTGACCTTGAGCAAATAATTTCAAAAGGTAGAAAATAATATCAAATCTCTGAAGTGCCTATGTATATAGCTTTCCAGTGCGTTTTAAGGTCTTAGCCAATGTTTTGGAAGATTATAGTTCAGGTCCTTTTGTGTAGACGTACCCAATTTGGGAAACAGTGATCATGAGTCATAGCAAAGGAACGTAAAATTGTCCTGTTTTACAAAACCGTTCAtatgctgttatttatttaaataatgttaGGCAGGTGGAAGTATTTTCTTGCTTTATTAATTTGCAGGTTGCCAGTATAGAGCTGTGGACCATATGAAGTGTTaaactatttttgttttttatatctATGAATCAGCCAGTCAAAGGTATATTTGATTTGAGTACAGGTGCCTGCTTAAAGAGAACAGTAGGTTAATTTCACAACGTTAACATTCAAATTATATAGCCTTTCCAAAAAAGTATTAAAAGCTTTGCCTTAATTAAGTGCTATACTGAGGGTGTTGTAACAATGGGTCAGCAGGTAATATTCTTTCAAAAGAGAGAGTTGTAATTTGAATCTGTGATGTATAAACTGATTAACTCACAAATGATGGTTTTCACTTTGTATATGTAATCTGCTGGGTTTTTCTTGGACAATTTTGTTCTAGTACAACCTCAGATTTTTGCTCAGATGAAATGCAGTTGTGGAGTTATGAGCGACATAGtggaaaagtgggggaggggcattttggCATCTTCCATCAATGTATAAAAAGTGTTCTCATCTTTGGGAAATAGAAATCAGCTCTTTGATAATGCCACTTTTTAATGGAGGTAATGCTGCCCTTTCCTAGATATCCCACaggctttttaatatatatatatatatatatatatataccatttTGCCAAGCCATTTCCTTCTTTTGAAGCAGGACCAGAGTCTTTTGTAAGGGGCTGATGTGTGGGAGTCATAAAAATAATGTCTGTGGTTTCTTGTTGCAGGCGGGGTTTGTGCTGACATAGAACAGCTGAATGGAACCATTGGCAGCAAAATTGTCTTCCCTTTAGACCCTCCAAATCAAAGCGATCTCTCAGTAATAgcaataaatggaataaaacatCCAAAAAACGTATCAACTGAGGACTGCTTCGAATATGGTAGCCGGCAGCTGTGCCTGAGAAATGGATTCCTGGTTTTGGAAAACATTGCACAAAGTGATGAAGGGCTGTatcagtttttttctgaaaaggagAACAAAACATTCTTATTGAAAGTAACTGGTAAGTGTTATTTTATAGTCAACAAAATTCAAGAGTTTGACAGACAGCTTCATGTTCAGCATGATTTTAAGCATGTATACTCGGAATTATGTCCCACTGACATTCTTAAAGTTTATTCCCAAGAACAACTGCTGCATTAAGAGCAACAAGAGGACTTGAACTTCTGCTtcctactgatttcagtgggactgTCGGTTGTAATCATACGCAGACTTACTTCACTCTAAAACCACTGAAATAGTTGGGTTAAGACTGGACTACTTCTGTGTAGGATTACATTGTCAAGGCCTGTGTGCTCAGCTGACTGTTGTGAACAACCTCCTTCCCTCTACAGCCATTACAAACAACTACACTACAGCCACGCAAACAACAACTGCATGGCAACCAGATAACTACTTAATTGGTAGTGATTGAGAACAATTTGCAAATATGAATTGAACAGTGGTATGTCAGTCGTAAGgagccccgtggtgcagagtggtaagctgcagtactgcagtcgaagctctgctcatgacctgagttcaatccaaACCAAAGTCTGtatcaggtagccagctcaaggttgactcaggccctttccacacagcaaatgtaaagtgggttgcaggtaggataaatgaacccatcaTAGCCCCGGGCAGTTCGCATGGCTGGGCTTCCCATGGTCAGTGAATGCATTGGCCAGGGCGCACACCTGTGCATGGAGGCCCTTTTTGTTTTACTCTCCACCCTCTGCTGTGCACGAAACCTGGCAGTCATGGACCTCCACgtccatgctgccatccctgtgcccctccacaGCTATGCAGTAGAGAGGGGGgaatgaaaaaaaagggaagcgcaACCAGGTTAAGCTTCCTAGGGCAGCCTTTCGCTTGGCCgcagctgcaatccacattaaaacaaaagaattgcagatagtgcaagtcttgaaaaacccaggttggggggaaaacgCGGAGCAGACACACATTAGGAGTGGGACCCGTACAAAGTTTCACTGCAACAcaggttttatactgtggttcgCCTGCGTTTATTGggccatgtggaaggggcctccgtCTTCTATCTttctaaggttggtaaaatgagtacccagcttgctggaggtaaagtgtagatgactggggaaggcaatggcaaactacgtAGTACACAATATCTGTCTAGTAAGCAttgggaagtgacatcactccatgggtcagtaatgatttgGTGCTTGCACAACGGactacatccatccatccatccatccatccatccatccatccatccatccatccatccatccatccatccatccatccatccatccatccatccatccatccatccatccatccatccatccatccatccatccatccatccatccttccatccttccatctttCCATCCATCTATCTTCTATCGgaattttatcccaccctatccctacAGGGCTCAGTCATGGTTTATTCTCACTATGGATCTTTTAGATGATCCATTTCACCATGTGCCCAATGCAACCTGGCTGAAAtttaagcaaagaaagaaagaaagaaagaaagaaagaaagaaagaaagaaagaaagaaagaaagaaagaaaggaagaaagaaagaaagaaagaaagaaagaaagaaagaaagaaagaaagaaagaaacttaaTTGTATACAAAGTTGTGTATTTTGCCTTCAGTCTAATTTAATTTGTTCTAATATCTTTTTAATGTAGGCAAAGGTTTTGCAGATTTTACTGTTTTGTGTCAGGCAGAAGTGAACAAGTTTCTGGCATGAAGATACAGTGATATAGACCTCAAGTAACCATAATTAGGgcttcccccccaacccccaaccccaatAGAGCTTTCCTCCATCATTAACTGCAGCAGCTTGAGCTCAAAAATATTGTATCATGTTtcagaaacaaacaaagaaaaaaaagtaaaggaGTAGCCCTTGGAGTTGACAAAGTTGGCTGCTAGAAGCActatgtagaacaggggtagggaacctgcggctctccagatgttcaggaactacaattcccatcagcctctgtcagcatggccaattggccatgctggtaggggctgatgggaattgtagttcctgaacatctggagagccgcaggttccctacccctgatgtagaagaACCATCACTCTTATTACCAAGTTCCTTTTCAATAGGAATTGCATGGactgggggcgggtggggggggggggtaggttttTCTTGAAAGACTGTGATAGTAGTTTGAAGAAAAGCCTTTTTCCCCCATGGTCCATGCAATTCCTATTGAAGAGTATCTTGGTAGTAAGACTGATGGTAATAAGACTGAGATGGCAGTTCATTAATCccaagagaaaacaaaacatgttAGGCTGGCAATACACATGCTTATGAAAGCCCTAAAGATACTAAGAGACTGTATAAAGAAGTAATGAACCCATTCAAGTATGTATGATGAGAGTCAGTCTCATTTAAACATGACtcttaaggagaagaagaagagttgaattgatatccccctttcctataggagattcaaaggggcttacaaactcctgtcccttcccccctcacaacaacaggggctgagagagctcagaagaactgtgactagcccaaggtcacccatgtgctggcatgtgttggagtgtacaggctaatctgataaggctccacaactcaggcagcagagcggggaatcaaacctggttcctccagattagagtacacctgctcttaactactacaccacagcaATGCCAATGGTAGCACTGCCCCATGTGGAGCACTATTTCTTTCCATATACTGTTCAGCGTCCCCCGTCCCCCAAGATGTTTTAATTTGtgaccttttaattttaaaaaaagactgctgCTTTTTAGAACTGGAAATTTTAAGAGCCCAAAAGAACCTTGCTGGATAATTGTCAGACCCATAGTACCTCTGCTCTAGTCCTTCATCCCTTTTCACACAGTGGCCGGAcagttgctaaaaaaaaaaaaaggcttcctaACAGTGGTGTTCAGTGGAAGGTTGTCTATGACTGATTatgcactggtgctctgccccgcagTGAAGGTAGATTCTCTTCAGGCAGAGTTTCTGTTATgggtgcctttcccccctcaagcTCACTGTGCCACAGATCCAATAATCTTCACTGTTTGTGAGATCAGACAAAAAGTGACCTTTTCCCTGGCAGGGAAAATGAAACATATGACCCTATGTTACACAAGCATTGCctgccaaaacggatcttttttcctgcctgctgcatggagctcttgtcagttttatagtggtgtctgccattttgtgcactGCAGCAGATTCTTCTTGGAGATTCTCCAAGgagctttcctctgcttgcagctcatccacttgctatttcattgtaaaaagtagatgaataaagtttgttcagcatgtgttgtttttccttttctgttgttttcagggggatgtctgtgaaccTATGgagacacaattagagaagctgcaatatgcgcatatttgtgtcaccgtagcttcgcagacatccccctctaaacaaaaagaaagaaaaggaaaacaacatgtgcacaaGATCGctgggctaaacaaactttattcatctatttttttttacagtttttacagtgaACTAGGAAATGGataagctgcaaacagaggaaacttccttggggaatctccatggagaatctgctgcagcacacaaaatggtggacatgAGTGGCGGAAATGaaagcaagcaggcaggaaacatgttcaacccgggttggggggaaaagatcactagtttcgcaatttttgaaaaacctgggttgagaagaATATAACGACTGagctcattttggggaagacagCTGTCCGAAGTTATTCctgaaaacactttttataatgtcctaaagacattatactTGCGCTATATGAAATCCACCAGAGATGTATTAGGGatttaaattataatttttaacaaCAGAGTTTAATATACTGGTGCCTTCCCTCTAATTCATGTTGAAATTGTGATCACATACTGTATGAAAAGCTTTGAGACAGATTGACAAATATGaagagcattttaaaattataaagaaTGATCAAGGAATGGCAGTTATTAGCCTGTATTGCTCATAcatcatttattatatttctttctTGCAATTAAATCCCATTTATATCCCTTTCTTCTGTCATAAAAAACAAGGAGCACTCTTATGATTCCCGGGACATTTCCCAACCAGGCAAGGATCACACTCAGATTCAGACCAGCTTAGCTTCAGCACGGCTGCTGcgccatgaagttgccttattctgaatcagacccttggtcctccaaagtcagtattgtctgatcgactgacagcagctctccagggcctcaggcagaggtctttcacatcaccaactgtCTGGTCCTTAACTGGACCAGCTGGGAagtgaacctgggatcttctgagtgccaagcagatgctctgtgaCCCTGGGACCTATTCATTCACATTTAGAGGAATTCAGTCCTGTTTCAGTCATACTAAAATCAATTGAACACATTGCAACCAACTTAAATAAATTCCCATCGACTGCAgtaaggtgctgtgtggtttccgggctgtatggccgtgttctaacagcattctctcctgacgtttcacctgcatctgtggctggcatcttcagaggatctgatagtaggaaaggaaagcaagtggagtaacaattaagatagcaaggtcaatcaaatgttactcacaggtatatatactccacttgctttcctttcctactatcagatcctctgaagatgccagccacagatgcaggtgaaatgtcaggagagaatgctactagaacacggccatacagcccggaaaccacacagcacctcagtgattctggccgtgaaagccttccacaagacTTCAGTAAGACTTAATTATGGATAATATTATTTGGTTTGGAGGCTACTGTTTCCACTGAGCTGAATTCACACATACCAACATCCTGTCAAATTAATTTTCTCTTTGGTTGTCACTGTCCCATCATCTAGAACCACCTCCGACTATCTATATTCATTGTCTACATGGTGGAAAAGCAGAGCTGTCCTGTGAAGTGAGTGATCTCTCTAGGGATGTTTACTGGACCCTGAATGGCAGCCACCTGAATGATTCCAACATCTGTGTGAAGGATGGTGGCAGGAAGATTATTTTGGAGAAAAGAATAAGTGGAAAACTGGTCTGCCACAGAAGAAACTCTTCTGTCAGCTCCGCCACTGAGCTGGTGTGTGATGATGGTAAGCCATACTCTCTCCTCTTTTGCCTTTGCTCGGTCCATCATTCTCTTGGAAACATTATCTTTAGGATTTTCTCAGTGACTATTTGGCATTTCAGCAATTTTCAGATGTTACAAAATAGCCAAGATCATAAGCCAGTATACTGTGCTGTATGTACAGTATTAATAATTCCTCCACCTTAAATCAACTGTAGTCAGCAGAGGTGTGGCCTTGGTCTAGAATCCTTCTTGCTCATGAGAATAATTTCCACTTTTCTACAAGGCTGAGGTCATTTTTCCCATTTCCTCATCTCATTGCAGCTCCCTACTTTGACCCTCCTGATATTCCTGTGTGTCAAATGGGGGTATGATTTCAGAGTGGGGGGAGATAGAAGACTGCAACAG is part of the Sphaerodactylus townsendi isolate TG3544 linkage group LG04, MPM_Stown_v2.3, whole genome shotgun sequence genome and encodes:
- the LOC125430586 gene encoding uncharacterized protein LOC125430586 yields the protein MFKMDFSPSFVLPCVLVILTIIDGGVCADIEQLNGTIGSKIVFPLDPPNQSDLSVIAINGIKHPKNVSTEDCFEYGSRQLCLRNGFLVLENIAQSDEGLYQFFSEKENKTFLLKVTEPPPTIYIHCLHGGKAELSCEVSDLSRDVYWTLNGSHLNDSNICVKDGGRKIILEKRISGKLVCHRRNSSVSSATELVCDDGDLLKHPLFLLVLAASGGAAVLLAIIASLITCCCMKSKHNFIPVPAEDEKDEGITLSAICSEGPKNSPNGDHCEATDAVAASTTNPGPGSSNPGAEMDPNPKVKPETEPGPGTVGEAAIETEFREVMVDTAALEDVGDCFPDPLDA